One region of Vitis vinifera cultivar Pinot Noir 40024 chromosome 1, ASM3070453v1 genomic DNA includes:
- the LOC100252568 gene encoding uncharacterized protein LOC100252568, which yields MKFLEYTPLDRINDFLSHVNLGERTIKGCLEAYSCKHTGTDKKLSLSLEYEILDYLGKSSDTESSSPAEFLCSRSSRKTLVYLVLTLYHMYPDYDFSAVKAHHFFTEESWDSFKQIFDAYMFESSKEWIEANGVSLLESLYKALDEVVKLAECDIYSYNPDSDADPFLERGAIWSFNFFFYNRKLKRVVSFRFCCLSNLMAEGFLIDEFCNEEDGEIFDDMDM from the exons ATGAAGTTCTTGGAATACACTCCTTTGGATCG TATAAATGATTTCTTAAGTCATGTAAATCTTGGGGAGCGAACCATTAAAGGATGCCTTGAGGCCTATTCCT GCAAACATACGGGAACTGATAAAAAACTGTCTCTCAGTTTGGAGTATGAG ATTCTTGATTATCTTGGAAAATCTTCAGATACCGAATCTTCTTCACCGGCCGAATTTCTGTGCAGCAGATCCAG CCGAAAGACATTGGTATACCTGGTTCTTACCCTGTATCACATGTATCCAGATTATGACTTCAG TGCGGTGAAAGCTCACCACTTTTTCACAGAGGAAAGCTGGGACAGTTTTAAGCAGATATTTGATGCCTACATGTTTGAATCATCAAAG gaatggattGAGGCAAATGGGGTCTCCCTGCTGGAGAGCTTGTACAAGGCTCTGGATGAG GTTGTAAAACTAGCAGAATGTGACATATATAGTTACAATCCGGACTCTGATGCAGACCCATTTTTAGAGAGGGGAGCCAT ATGGTCATTCAATTTCTTCTTCTATAATAGAAAGCTAAAACGTGTTGTGAGCTTCCGATTCTGCTGTCTTAG TAACTTGATGGCTGAGGGATTTCTCATAGATGAGTTCTGTAACGAGGAAGATGGGgaaatatttgatgatatgGACATGTGA
- the LOC100254373 gene encoding uncharacterized protein LOC100254373 codes for MEKLGKAKAETTRGLWHFLHYFHDFPRTIVQQYCNDVGGESKKQEWGIIFPTAALLGTPAFSVWLPSSLIHVTFSLYKQNDFDGNPRIVLNLFFLSLVSLPASVGRCSSFAGSALGIAEEPQMKISIAQFSFLFLLFAFFTSISAISPSLDWRSNFILGEENLGSWKGEISRGAQAPGPANNGPQSTLVLAAKRTNRPDILRGFKRYRGGWDITNRHYWASVGFTGAFGFILAFLWLVSFGLALVVHYCCGWRINAKGNGSDHSERVSLIMLILFTCAAAIGCILLSIGQDEFHREALHTLHYVVNQSDYTVQTLINVTQYLTLAKTIKVAQVLLPSNVNDDIDKLNVDLNKAANDLKEKTSENSAKIKKVFNTVQSALITVAAVMLLLSLLGFFLSILGHQHAIHVFIVGGWLLVVITFMLCGVFVILNNAITDTCMAMGEWMDNPQSESALSNILPCVDQRTSNQTLIKSKEVVTNIVNVVNQFIYTYANANPSPTDLNYYNQSGPLMPPLCYPYDSNLQDRQCGSIEVSMENASVVWKNYVCTKSELGLCNNEGRVTQDTYTQLVAAVNESYALEHYTPLLLSLQNCNFVQDTFREIKTRYCHPLEHDLQMVDAGLGLISVGVMLCLVLWIFYANHPQREGVFVTLFSPIRKRQK; via the exons ATGGAAAAGCTGGGAAAGGCAAAAGCAGAAACGACAAGGGGACTGTGGCATTTTTTGCACTACTTCCACGACTTCCCGCGCACAATTGTCCAACAGTATTGTAATGATGTTGGGGGCGAAAGTAAAAAGCAAGAGTGGGGTATAATTTTCCCTACCGCTGCTTTACTGGGCACACCCGCCTTTTCCGTTTGGCTCCCTTCATCACTCATTCATGtgactttctctctctataaaCAGAATGATTTTGATGGAAACCCTAGAATTGTCCTtaatctcttctttctctctctagtctCTCTTCCGGCATCCGTTGGACGATGCTCTTCATTTGCCGGTTCTGCTCTGGGAATTGCAGAGGAGCCGCAAATGAAGATCTCCATTGCTCAATTCTCcttcctctttctccttttcgCCTTCTTCACTTCAATTTCGGCCATTTCTCCTTCACTTGATTGGCGCAGCAACTTCATTTTAG GAGAAGAGAATTTAGGGTCATGGAAAGGTGAAATATCGAGGGGAGCGCAAGCACCAGGACCGGCAAACAATGGGCCTCAAAGCACTCTAGTGTTAGCGGCAAAGAGGACGAATAGGCCAGACATTCTTCGTGGATTTAAGCGCTATCGAGGTGGTTGGGACATCACAAATAGGCACTATTGGGCA TCTGTAGGATTTACAGGTGCTTTTGGTTTCATTCTTGCTTTCTTGTGGCTTGTTTCTTTTGGCTTGGCTCTTGTGGTACATTATTGCTGTGGATGGAGAATAAACGCCAAAGGCAATGGATCAGACCATTCAGAAAGGGTTTCTCTGATTATGCTCATTCTCTTCACTTGTGCTGCAGC GATTGGATGTATTCTACTTTCAATCGGGCAGGATGAGTTTCACCGTGAAGCATTGCATACCTTGCATTATGTTGTAAACCAGTCAGACTACACTGTACAAACCCTAATAAATGTCACACAGTATCTCACCCTTGCAAAGACTATTAAGGTGGCCCAAGTTTTGCTTCCTTCAAATGTCAACGATGATATTGACAAGTTAAACGTGGATCTAAACAAAGCAGCAAACGATCTGAAAGAAAAGACAAGTGAAAATTctgccaaaataaaaaaagtattcaATACTGT GCAGTCAGCTTTGATCACTGTCGCAGCTGTAATGCTTCTCCTGTCTCTGCTTGGCTTTT TCCTGTCTATCCTTGGGCACCAACATGCAATTCATGT attCATTGTCGGTGGATGGTTACTTGTGGTAATCACATTCATGCTTTGTGGAGTTTTTGTAATCCTTAACAA TGCTATAACTGACACCTGCATGGCCATGGGAGAATGGATGGACAATCCCCAATCAGAGTCTGCTCTTAGCAACATCCTTCCATGTGTTGACCAGAGAACCTCAAACCAGACACTGATCAAAAGTAAAGAAGTCGTCACTAATATTGTAAACGTTGTCAATCAATTTATATATACCTATGCAAATGCCAATCCTTCACCAACTGATTTAAATTACTACAATCAATCTGGACCTCTGATGCCGCCCCTTTGTTACCCATATGACTCTAACCTACAAGATCGTCAGTGTGGATCTATAGAGGTGTCCATGGAAAATGCTTCTGTG GTTTGGAAGAATTACGTATGCACCAAGTCAGAACTTGGGTTATGCAACAATGAAGGGAGGGTGACGCAGGACACATACACACAGTTGGTGGCTGCAGTTAACGAGAGTTATGCTCTTGAGCATTACACTCCACTATTACTTAGCCTTCAGAATTGCAATTTTGTGCAGGATACTTTCCGTGAAATCAAGACAAGGTACTGTCACCCACTGGAGCATGATCTCCAGATGGTGGATGCAGGATTGGGCCTTATTTCAGTAGGGGTCATGCTCTGCCTTGTCCTGTGGATATTCTATGCAAACCACCCCCAAAGGGAGGGAGTGTTTGTGACGCTATTTTCACCAATAAGAAAGAGGCAGAAGTAG